The Triticum dicoccoides isolate Atlit2015 ecotype Zavitan chromosome 6A, WEW_v2.0, whole genome shotgun sequence genome has a window encoding:
- the LOC119316093 gene encoding F-box/LRR-repeat protein 14-like: MEGLPEALLAEILKRVTKTSDRNSLSLVSKQLCTVEAEHRDAIRVGRGLKPTIAALVSLFSRFPNLVKVDINYSGWKPSYRGQLKNQGLLVLSSHCPLLSDLALSFCTSIDDSGLGYLADCKSLMSLRLNHTPAVTSTGIFRVAVGCRHLSVLHLVDYTGVDNMEWLEYLGRYGSLRELVVKDCNGISQYDIIKFGPGWANLQKFEFENNGNYWMTGARDPSNVSGYPYSYDICCDSLKDLRLAHFRTQPEIGLLFLLGKCKALETLYLEYVIGINENEMIALFQRCSNLKTISLRLMPVRCEDYEFRTPLTDVSLKALALSCPMLQVVELTFTYCEHKYPTRIGFTQKGIVTLIQSCPIHTLLLDGANIFKDKGMKGLSSSRFLETLKLVNCRSVTDAGIGFIIQAPSLSSLILCECEKVTDDGMAALVRLQKLESLNVIGCCKVSEEGVQGAARSVHYAAEVERYDILKGIKLTQSWE, encoded by the coding sequence ATGGAGGGTCTCCCAGAGGCACTGCTTGCAGAGATCTTGAAGAGGGTTACCAAGACAAGTGATCGTAATTCTCTTTCCCTCGTGTCGAAGCAGCTGTGCACCGTCGAGGCAGAGCACAGGGATGCTATCCGTGTTGGCCGTGGACTCAAACCTACAATAGCAGCCTTGGTATCGCTGTTCTCCCGGTTCCCCAATTTGGTTAAAGTAGATATAAATTATTCTGGATGGAAGCCCAGTTACAGGGGCCAGTTGAAAAACCAAGGCCTCCTTGTTCTATCATCTCACTGCCCCTTGCTGTCTGATCTTGCTTTAAGCTTCTGCACTTCCATTGATGACTCTGGTCTTGGTTATCTAGCTGACTGCAAAAGTTTGATGTCCCTCAGGCTGAACCACACACCAGCTGTCACTTCTACTGGGATTTTTCGGGTGGCGGTTGGTTGCAGGCATCTTTCGGTTCTCCACCTTGTTGACTATACGGGAGTAGACAACATGGAGTGGCTTGAGTACCTTGGGAGGTATGGATCGTTGAGGGAACTTGTTGTAAAGGATTGCAATGGAATCAGCCAGTATGACATCATAAAATTTGGTCCAGGATGGGCGAATCTCCAAAAATTTGAGTTCGAGAATAATGGAAATTACTGGATGACAGGGGCCCGTGACCCCTCCAACGTGTCTGGATACCCATATAGCTATGACATCTGCTGTGATAGTTTGAAGGACCTTAGGTTGGCTCATTTTAGAACTCAGCCAGAGATTGGACTTCTTTTTCTCCTGGGGAAGTGCAAAGCATTGGAGACACTTTACCTGGAGTATGTTATTGGTATAAATGAGAATGAGATGATTGCACTATTCCAGAGGTGCAGCAACCTTAAGACCATCTCACTTCGGCTTATGCCTGTGCGATGTGAAGATTATGAGTTTAGGACGCCACTGACTGATGTTAGCCTTAAGGCTCTAGCTCTCAGCTGCCCTATGCTTCAGGTTGTAGAGCTCACTTTCACATATTGCGAACACAAGTATCCTACCAGAATTGGCTTCACACAAAAGGGTATTGTGACGCTCATCCAATCTTGTCCAATTCACACTCTTTTGCTAGATGGTGCCAACATTTTTAAAGACAAGGGGATGAAGGGCCTCTCATCCTCGCGGTTCCTGGAGACACTCAAGCTCGTGAATTGCAGGTCTGTTACTGATGCTGGTATTGGTTTCATTATTCAGGCTCCTTCCTTGAGCAGTCTCATCCTCTGCGAATGTGAGAAAGTGACAGATGATGGAATGGCTGCGCTGGTACGTTTGCAGAAGTTGGAGTCCTTGAACGTTATAGGGTGTTGTAAGGTCTCTGAGGAGGGTGTCCAGGGTGCTGCCAGATCAGTTCACTACGCGGCAGAGGTGGAACGCTATGACATCCTAAAAGGAATAAAGCTCACTCAGTCTTGGGAGTAA
- the LOC119318343 gene encoding F-box/LRR-repeat protein 14-like, translating into MEDLPEPLLAEIVKRITQTSDLNSLSLVSKQLCTVEAEHRDAIRIGRGLNPSTEALVSLFSRFPNLVKVEIDYSGWKSTDAEQLNNQGLYVLSSHCPSLSDLALSFCSYIDDTGLGYLSDCKKLRSLRLNRAPAVTSTGIFRVAVGCRYLSVLHLVDCKAVDNREWLEYFVRYGLLGELVVKDCDGISQYDLLKFGAGWANLQKFEFEINGDYFMLFARDPSIVSGYPYSYDICCDSLKDLRLAHIITNEEIGLRFLLGKCKALETLYLEYVIGLHENEMISLFQRCSNLKTVALRLRPLRCEDFEYRTALTDASLKALAVSCPMLQVVELTFAFCDPDWPTEIGFTQEGILTLIQSCPIRALLLNGASILYDEGMKCLSSSPLLEKLELVDCCSITDAGMNFIIQAPCLRSLTLRQCNKVTDNGMAELARSQKLESLTVIGCRRISLKGVRGAAKTVRYSAEFESLESLKAINMNIK; encoded by the coding sequence ATGGAGGATCTCCCAGAGCCACTGCTTGCAGAGATCGTCAAGAGGATTACCCAGACAAGTGATCTTAATTCTCTTTCCCTTGTGTCGAAGCAGCTCTGCACCGTCGAGGCGGAGCACAGGGATGCTATCCGCATTGGCCGTGGACTCAATCCTTCAACAGAAGCCTTGGTATCTCTCTTCTCCCGGTTTCCCAATTTGGTGAAAGTAGAGATCGATTACTCTGGGTGGAAGTCTACTGACGCGGAGCAGTTGAACAACCAAGGCCTTTATGTTCTATCATCTCACTGCCCCTCGCTGTCTGATCTTGCTTTAAGCTTCTGCTCATACATCGACGACACTGGTCTTGGTTATCTATCTGACTGCAAAAAATTGAGGTCCCTCAGGCTGAACCGTGCACCAGCAGTCACTTCTACTGGGATTTTTCGGGTGGCGGTTGGTTGCAGGTATCTGTCAGTTCTCCACCTTGTTGACTGTAAGGCAGTAGACAACAGGGAGTGGCTTGAGTACTTTGTGAGGTATGGATTGTTGGGTGAACTTGTTGTAAAGGATTGTGATGGAATCAGCCAGTATGACCTCTTAAAGTTTGGCGCAGGATGGGCAAATCTCCAAAAGTTTGAGTTCGAGATTAATGGAGATTATTTCATGTTATTTGCTCGTGATCCCTCCATCGTGTCTGGCTACCCATATAGCTATGACATCTGCTGTGATAGCTTGAAGGATCTTCGGTTGGCTCATATTATAACAAATGAAGAAATTGGACTTCGTTTTCTCCTGGGGAAGTGCAAAGCATTAGAGACACTTTACCTGGAGTATGTTATTGGTCTACATGAGAATGAGATGATTTCACTATTCCAGAGGTGCAGCAACCTTAAAACTGTCGCACTTCGACTCAGGCCTCTGCGCTGTGAAGATTTTGAGTATAGGACAGCACTGACTGATGCTAGCCTTAAGGCTCTAGCTGTTAGCTGCCCGATGCTTCAGGTTGTTGAGCTCACATTCGCATTTTGCGACCCCGATTGGCCTACTGAAATAGGTTTCACACAAGAGGGCATTTTGACGCTGATCCAATCTTGTCCAATTCGCGCTCTTTTGCTAAATGGTGCCAGCATTTTGTATGACGAGGGGATGAAGTGCCTCTCATCCTCACCGCTCCTGGAGAAGCTCGAGCTCGTGGACTGCTGCTCTATAACTGATGCTGGTATGAATTTCATTATTCAGGCTCCTTGCTTGAGGAGTCTCACACTCCGCCAATGCAATAAAGTAACAGACAATGGGATGGCTGAGCTGGCACGTTCACAGAAGTTGGAGTCACTGACCGTGATAGGCTGCCGCCGGATCTCTCTGAAGGGTGTGCGAGGGGCTGCCAAAACAGTTCGCTACTCTGCAGAGTTTGAAAGCCTAGAGAGTTTAAAAGCAATTAACATGAACATAAAATGA
- the LOC119316094 gene encoding F-box/LRR-repeat protein 14-like, whose amino-acid sequence MGAHDSSYVSGYPYSYDICCDNLKDLRLAHIITQPEIGLRFLLGKCKALETLYLEYVIGLSESEMIALFQNCSNLKSISLRLIPLHCEDYEFRTALTDVSLKALALSCPMLQVVELTFAFCSVRRPTDIGFTQEGIVALIPSCPIRAFVLNGATIFRDEGMKGLSSSQFLETLELVHCKSITDAGMDLIAQAPCLSHLTLRQCSSITDDGMAALIRSHKLESLTVIGCCQVSQEGIQGAAKTVRYSAEIENLGSLKGMRIQYMEF is encoded by the coding sequence ATGGGGGCCCATGATTCCTCCTACGTGTCTGGCTACCCATATAGCTATGACATCTGCTGTGATAATTTGAAGGATCTTAGATTGGCTCATATTATAACTCAGCCAGAAATTGGACTTCGTTTTCTCCTGGGGAAGTGCAAAGCATTGGAGACACTTTATTTGGAGTACGTTATTGGTCTAAGTGAGAGTGAGATGATCGCACTATTCCAGAATTGTAGTAACCTTAAAAGCATCTCACTTCGACTCATCCCTCTGCACTGTGAAGATTATGAGTTTAGGACAGCATTGACTGATGTTAGCCTTAAGGCTCTAGCACTCAGCTGCCCTATGCTTCAGGTTGTTGAGCTCACATTCGCATTTTGCTCTGTGCGTCGGCCAACAGATATAGGCTTCACACAAGAGGGTATTGTAGCGCTCATCCCATCCTGTCCGATTCGTGCTTTTGTGCTTAACGGTGCCACCATTTTCCGTGACGAGGGGATGAAGGGCCTCTCATCCTCACAGTTTCTGGAGACACTCGAGCTCGTGCATTGCAAGTCTATAACTGATGCTGGGATGGATCTCATTGCTCAGGCTCCTTGTCTGAGTCACCTCACGCTACGTCAATGTAGCAGCATCACCGATGATGGAATGGCTGCACTCATACGTTCTCATAAGTTGGAGTCACTGACGGTTATAGGCTGCTGCCAGGTCTCTCAGGAGGGCATTCAGGGAGCTGCCAAAACAGTTCGCTACTCGGCAGAGATTGAAAACCTCGGCAGCTTAAAAGGAATGCGGATTCAGTATATGGAGTTTTAG